The genomic window TTATACATTTAAGGTAGGCTATTTAAGGTAGGTAAATCTGCTACCATACTGAAACTTCTATTACCAGTCAGCTGACAGCTCAAGAAAAGACTTTCTGCCAAAGACCACAAGATAGTCAATGTGCTCAATACGTGTTAGATAACTTCTCTAGGGACCCACACTAAAAACCCCCAAGCCCTTGAATTTCATCTTTATCCCTCCTGTTTTTCTTCTATGTCTAGTCACTAAAATATTGGCCCTTTCTGTGAAAAATTTTCAACTTCATTCCTTTACTCTCAGTCTATAACTAATCAAAGTCTTGCTCACCttgcttttaaaatcagtttccAAGTAGTCTCCCAGCTTATTTCTCCCAATCCACATTCATTTTATAACCTGCAACTAAAATCATCTTCCATAATCTTTTGCAAATACAATTTTTTGCTCTAAAACTTCCACTTTTCCTACACTGCCGACAGAGAATTCCTTCATTTAGCATCCAAGCGAGGCTTTTTCATACCTTATATCTTGATATTATTCTCCATAAAACCTGGACTTTAGAACAACTAGACTTGGTttatgtaaaacacttagaaccACACCTGTCATGTACTGTAAAAtgttttagctattattattgctaCTGACTTTCATTTGAGTATGCTGTATGCATTTCTACTGCTGGAACATTgttaattccattttcatttgaatACCTCTATCAATAAAGGGAAAAGGAGTGATCTAAACAATCAGTTATAGGAATAAGCTAATTGTTATTCCTTGAGAAAACAACTTATCCTCCCAACAATggacaaaaactataaaatgtaataaaatttaacactggatgaaatctaaataaaaggTAGTATTTCTTTCATACAATAGATGGCAAATTATGGCATATGgtatttcaaaaaaacaaagcctgaaaaaatataaatgggttCGGGATTTAGGGCCACATTGCTCTCCAACTTTGGTGTATATTAGAATAACCTGGGAAGATTTCAAACTAAACAGATGCCTGGGCCCCACTCCAGATTTATTGAAATCTTTAACCTTAGGCCTTGGgcacacagttttttaaaagctccaaGGTGATTCATATGCATGTTTTCAAATGCTTGGTGGGTGATCTCCATGTGCACCTCATCCGAGAATCATTGGTTTAATCAAGAGAAACATTTGGGAGATCGATTTATCCATTCTCCTAGTCCATGTTTTTGAAACAGAGCAGACTACTTAGAGAACTGATTTACCCGGAATGACTTACATATTTGCGAATagtattcataaaaacaaaacaacctcccctccccctcccccaccttcctgaAAAACACTCTGGAGTTCATTTAGGGGATTAGAAAAGGGAAAGCCACATGTGTCCCAAATACCACACTTGGTATTCATCCAAAGGCTTGTCTGTTGGCTTGGCTTCTCCTTTTTCATAAATTTCAAAACAGAATTacttaagtaaatatatatttaactatgTATAATACTTACAGCTTACAGATTTGACAATTCAAAATTATACACTTAAGTAAATGTGTGAAAAAGTTGACATTTTAGTATACAGaccaaaaatttcaaaaacaactttacctcaaaaatattttacaccAATTTTCAAAAGTGCTATCTTCACAGGTTCATTGTCTCTCAACAACCCAGTTACGTTATCAAATCTCGCGGCATGAAGTAACCAGTACCCTATCCAGAGACAGCACTTTTGGTACTGTTGCTGATGGTATGAAAATCCTGGGTCTTTGAAACCCTATAACAAAGCCCCCTTTACCCTCCAATCCTGAGACAACAAATCTTGTAGTTCTCCCTCATCATCGCTGTCAacattctcctcttcctttttctgaagTTCTTTTATAGTCAGAACCTctttaagcttattttttatttcatcctggCGATTCCGAAGCTTTTCCACCCGACGGTAACATTCTATCTGCTCATCGATTTCCCCAATTTGCCGGTCCAACCGTCCCTCCTCATCCTCTTCAGCAACTATAGCTTCGGAAATAGTATTGACCTGTCTCATGGCCTTTTGAAATTCGTCCCACTCTTTGTCCATCTGATCCTTTGGGGCATCAACCTTTCGTACCCTAGCATCTATCTCAGGGTCGTCAAAAAAGCCTTCCGGTAATGCTTCCGCTGTGTTTTCTCGCCTTTCCACgactttttcatgtatttctgccTTCTCAATTGACCCCGAATGAGGAATTAAAGGGGCCTTGGGAGGATTTGTATCCGAGAAACCGCTTGGCAGCATACTTGTTGCCTCTCTCGAGGAGGAAAGCGAGGGTTCCTTGCCCTGTGAGTCGGGCGGCTGCTTGCTGGTGtcccctcttttcccttctcctcccccttcctcctcctcctcctcttcctcatcttcatAATCAGGGAGTAAACCGAGTCCCGAGGCCTTACTGAGGGTCGCTCTGGCCGAGTCCTTCCCTGCTCTGTCAGAGTTGGTGGGCAAAGCGGATGTGGAGGG from Mustela nigripes isolate SB6536 chromosome 16, MUSNIG.SB6536, whole genome shotgun sequence includes these protein-coding regions:
- the ZNF830 gene encoding zinc finger protein 830, which codes for MASSASARTPAGKRVVNQDELRRLMKEKQRLSTNRKRIESPFAKYNRLGQLSCALCNTPVKSELLWQTHVLGKQHREKVAELKGAKEATPGPSCSAVPPSAKRKVPDADGQDAKRPKASPLPQIQPSTSALPTNSDRAGKDSARATLSKASGLGLLPDYEDEEEEEEEEGGGEGKRGDTSKQPPDSQGKEPSLSSSREATSMLPSGFSDTNPPKAPLIPHSGSIEKAEIHEKVVERRENTAEALPEGFFDDPEIDARVRKVDAPKDQMDKEWDEFQKAMRQVNTISEAIVAEEDEEGRLDRQIGEIDEQIECYRRVEKLRNRQDEIKNKLKEVLTIKELQKKEEENVDSDDEGELQDLLSQDWRVKGALL